One part of the Phycisphaeraceae bacterium genome encodes these proteins:
- the trpS gene encoding tryptophan--tRNA ligase: MTHTGTDTKPRILTGDTPTGKLHLGHWVGSVENRVQLQDKYDCFFLLANMHAFTTRADKSADIRQDTIEIVKDWLAAGINPNRSTIVLQTEVPAIAELTWFFAMLLPFNRVMRNPTLKTEIDAKGLGDQYSFGFPMYAVGQCADILAFRPELVPVGEDQVAHIEMCREVARRFNQVFCGVNPKTEDEDYPREGGLFPIPQALVGRIGRLVGTDGKQKMSKSLNNAIFLSDTPKQVKKKINAMYPGQSRDPDQPGDPSINPVFDYADVFIKDEAFVEDLRERYRKGDNLGDGHVKAHVIDAINEMLEPMRQRRAQYEGPEGEATIIDIIRAGTAKANETAEETLALAKDAMHINFGKRSLTWDLEQ; encoded by the coding sequence ATGACACACACCGGCACAGATACAAAGCCCCGCATCCTCACCGGCGACACCCCCACCGGCAAGCTCCACCTCGGGCACTGGGTGGGCTCGGTCGAAAATCGCGTCCAGTTGCAGGACAAGTACGACTGTTTTTTCCTGCTCGCAAACATGCACGCGTTTACCACACGCGCAGACAAGTCCGCCGACATCCGCCAGGACACAATCGAGATCGTGAAGGACTGGCTTGCTGCGGGTATCAATCCGAACAGATCGACCATTGTCCTCCAGACCGAAGTCCCCGCGATCGCAGAGCTGACATGGTTCTTTGCGATGCTGCTCCCGTTCAATCGCGTCATGCGCAATCCAACGCTCAAGACCGAAATCGACGCGAAGGGTCTGGGCGACCAGTACTCGTTTGGCTTCCCCATGTACGCGGTTGGCCAATGCGCAGACATCCTCGCGTTCCGGCCCGAACTTGTCCCCGTTGGTGAGGACCAGGTCGCGCACATCGAGATGTGCCGCGAGGTAGCGCGCCGGTTCAATCAGGTGTTCTGTGGTGTCAATCCAAAGACAGAAGACGAGGACTATCCGCGAGAGGGCGGGCTCTTCCCCATACCGCAGGCGCTCGTCGGGCGCATCGGCAGGCTCGTCGGCACCGATGGCAAGCAGAAGATGTCGAAAAGTCTCAACAACGCGATCTTCCTCTCGGATACACCCAAGCAGGTCAAGAAGAAGATCAACGCGATGTACCCGGGACAGAGTCGCGACCCTGATCAACCCGGCGACCCGTCCATTAATCCTGTATTCGACTACGCCGATGTGTTCATCAAGGACGAAGCATTCGTCGAAGACCTGCGCGAGCGATACCGCAAGGGCGACAATCTCGGCGACGGGCACGTCAAAGCCCACGTCATTGACGCGATCAACGAGATGCTCGAACCGATGCGTCAGCGCAGAGCTCAGTACGAAGGACCCGAGGGCGAAGCGACCATCATCGACATCATCCGCGCAGGCACTGCGAAGGCAAACGAGACCGCTGAGGAAACACTCGCGCTCGCCAAGGACGCTATGCACATCAACTTTGGAAAGCGATCACTTACTTGGGATCTCGAACAGTAA
- a CDS encoding flagellin, translating into MSRINTNVQSLIAQRVLGHNNFTLNKSLERLSTGFRINRGKDDPAGLIASENLRSDIRSINQAVSNAERADQVMNIAEGGLQEISSLLTELQGLLTAAGNKAGLSKSEKEANQLQVDSILQTIDRIAGATSFQGTKLLNGNFDYSASSIHAGVKEYKINGAKFEGSALEVDVIVTASAQQAGLFLSNAATSLDLGAGSSFVFEVGGALGSREFTFASSVTLSDVVSAINSFTDVTGVKATVSGTGIRLDSEQYGSDEFVSLKIVDDGGIGTASNIGIYSLTANNTALAATGSHTDFDATDAKNGIRDNGQNIGASVNGILATANGRTLRVNTDFLDVEMTLSAASAQTLGALGSRAFAITGGGADFQLASDVNIAGKVSIGIQDVAIRNLGREDLGYLDDLASGKQFNLVAGNNLSDAQKVVDAAIDRISRLRGRLGAFQKNTLGSTIRSLQITSENTQAAESAIRDTDFAKETAELTRSQILVSSATNILSLANQSPQSALQLLG; encoded by the coding sequence ATGAGTCGCATCAACACGAATGTCCAGTCTTTGATCGCTCAGCGCGTGCTGGGACACAACAACTTCACGCTGAACAAATCTCTTGAGCGATTGAGCACCGGCTTCCGGATCAACCGCGGCAAGGACGATCCCGCAGGCCTGATTGCTTCAGAGAACCTGCGCAGCGACATCCGCTCCATCAATCAGGCAGTCTCCAACGCCGAACGCGCCGACCAGGTGATGAATATCGCCGAAGGCGGCCTGCAGGAGATCAGTTCACTGCTGACAGAACTGCAAGGCCTCTTGACAGCAGCCGGTAACAAGGCTGGCTTAAGCAAGTCTGAGAAGGAAGCGAATCAGCTGCAGGTTGACTCGATCCTTCAGACAATCGACCGCATTGCTGGAGCAACAAGCTTCCAGGGCACAAAGCTCCTCAATGGCAACTTTGACTACTCGGCTTCGAGTATCCATGCTGGTGTGAAGGAGTACAAGATCAACGGTGCGAAGTTTGAAGGCAGCGCACTGGAAGTCGATGTGATCGTCACAGCGTCCGCACAGCAAGCGGGCCTCTTCCTCTCCAATGCAGCAACATCTCTTGATCTTGGTGCGGGGAGTTCCTTTGTCTTTGAAGTTGGTGGCGCGCTCGGCTCTCGCGAGTTCACGTTCGCATCAAGTGTCACACTCTCAGATGTTGTATCGGCAATCAACTCGTTTACCGATGTCACCGGTGTCAAGGCAACGGTTTCTGGCACCGGCATCCGTCTCGACAGCGAACAGTACGGCTCAGACGAGTTTGTGTCGCTGAAGATTGTCGACGATGGCGGTATCGGTACCGCTTCGAACATTGGTATCTACAGCCTCACTGCGAACAACACTGCTCTCGCAGCAACAGGCTCTCACACAGACTTCGACGCAACAGACGCGAAGAACGGCATCCGTGATAACGGTCAGAACATCGGCGCGAGTGTCAACGGTATTCTTGCAACAGCAAATGGTCGCACACTCCGCGTCAATACTGACTTCCTTGATGTCGAGATGACACTGTCCGCAGCCAGCGCACAGACACTCGGCGCGCTCGGCTCGCGTGCATTCGCGATCACCGGTGGCGGTGCAGACTTCCAGCTTGCATCCGACGTGAACATCGCTGGCAAGGTCTCCATCGGTATCCAGGATGTTGCGATCCGCAACCTCGGTCGCGAGGACCTTGGCTACCTCGACGATCTCGCCAGCGGCAAGCAGTTCAACCTCGTCGCAGGAAACAACCTGTCCGACGCACAGAAGGTTGTCGATGCTGCGATCGATCGAATCTCCCGCCTGCGTGGACGACTGGGTGCGTTCCAGAAGAACACGCTTGGCTCAACCATCCGCAGCCTGCAGATTACCAGCGAGAATACACAGGCCGCAGAGAGCGCCATTCGCGACACTGACTTTGCCAAGGAAACAGCGGAGTTGACCCGCTCACAGATCCTGGTGTCGTCGGCGACAAACATTCTCTCGCTCGCCAACCAGTCGCCGCAGTCAGCACTCCAGTTGCTCGGCTAA